Proteins found in one Mycoplasmopsis citelli genomic segment:
- the ylqF gene encoding ribosome biogenesis GTPase YlqF, giving the protein MSKDKISDNYNFVIQWFPGHMAKAIKEIKESANLADLFIVVLDARCPISSYNEEFDQISPQKPRLFIITKSDLMDQCKKEKINKRFQNEHILWLDLRKKSSKQVILNTIKKIMKEKIAKDKAKGLMQSRLKSFVVGVPNCGKSTLINLVSPKATLKVANYPGVTRQKQWVVNGEFLFMDTPGILLPKFEDQEAAIKLVAIGSIKVENFSLETVAFKIYELISKYYPNKIEALGLIPSDENTQIYAQLVEYALKNSLLVAKGKPDLIKAYNQFINWAKNLTGVTYD; this is encoded by the coding sequence ATGAGTAAAGACAAAATTTCGGATAATTACAATTTTGTGATTCAATGATTTCCAGGTCATATGGCAAAAGCCATTAAAGAAATTAAAGAATCAGCTAATTTAGCTGATCTTTTTATTGTTGTTCTTGATGCTAGATGTCCAATTAGCTCATATAATGAAGAATTTGATCAAATTTCACCACAAAAACCACGTTTATTTATTATTACTAAAAGTGATTTAATGGATCAGTGTAAAAAAGAAAAAATTAATAAGAGGTTTCAAAACGAACATATCTTATGGCTTGATTTGCGTAAAAAATCTTCAAAGCAAGTTATTTTAAATACTATCAAAAAAATTATGAAAGAAAAAATTGCTAAAGACAAAGCTAAAGGTCTTATGCAATCACGATTAAAATCTTTTGTAGTTGGAGTACCTAATTGTGGTAAAAGTACTTTAATTAATTTAGTTTCACCAAAAGCCACACTTAAAGTTGCTAATTATCCAGGAGTAACTAGACAAAAACAATGGGTTGTTAATGGAGAATTTTTATTTATGGATACTCCTGGTATTTTATTACCAAAATTTGAAGATCAAGAAGCAGCTATTAAATTGGTTGCTATTGGTTCAATTAAGGTTGAAAATTTTTCTTTAGAAACTGTGGCTTTTAAAATTTATGAGCTTATTTCTAAATATTATCCAAATAAAATTGAAGCACTTGGTCTAATACCTAGCGATGAAAATACACAAATTTACGCTCAATTAGTTGAATATGCTCTTAAAAATTCGCTTTTAGTAGCAAAAGGTAAACCTGATTTAATTAAAGCTTATAATCAATTTATTAACTGAGCCAAAAACTTAACTGGCGTTACTTATGATTAA
- a CDS encoding HAD-IIB family hydrolase gives MKKPKIIFLDLDHTSLDAKTNGKKHFSQENLKAIKEVNKNIPIVISTGRGNNSNTRRIINEANLSTFIAWNGAQIIDNGKQVERFPMNRNVVQELFDQIYLEKVSVIFNSDPKRMGFVRNKFFKFILKLGDHSARNYWEFRNDFIAYKALIWTPSKRKIAKLAKKWSLMFAGELTISISGNKNNFIEITAFNVSKGHAEKRLCELWGINPSDTIHIGDSMNDASTKNIVGKVVAMNNSVEEFKKIADEVLPYSYKNGGVAKYLSQFIKQKSA, from the coding sequence ATGAAAAAACCTAAAATTATTTTTCTTGATTTAGATCATACTTCTCTTGATGCAAAAACTAATGGTAAAAAGCATTTTAGTCAAGAGAATCTTAAAGCTATTAAAGAAGTTAATAAAAACATTCCTATTGTTATCTCAACAGGGAGAGGAAATAATTCTAATACTAGAAGAATTATAAATGAAGCTAATTTATCCACATTTATTGCTTGAAATGGTGCACAAATTATTGATAATGGAAAACAAGTTGAACGCTTTCCAATGAATAGAAATGTTGTTCAGGAATTATTTGACCAAATTTACTTAGAAAAAGTTTCAGTGATTTTTAATTCTGACCCTAAACGAATGGGTTTTGTGAGAAATAAGTTTTTTAAATTTATTTTAAAATTAGGAGATCATTCTGCCCGCAATTATTGAGAGTTTCGTAATGATTTTATAGCTTATAAAGCTTTAATTTGAACTCCTTCAAAAAGAAAAATAGCTAAATTAGCTAAAAAATGAAGCTTGATGTTTGCTGGAGAATTAACTATTTCAATTAGCGGAAATAAAAATAATTTTATTGAAATTACTGCGTTTAACGTTTCCAAAGGTCATGCAGAAAAAAGATTATGTGAACTTTGAGGAATTAACCCAAGCGACACTATTCACATTGGTGATTCAATGAATGATGCCTCAACAAAAAACATTGTAGGAAAAGTTGTAGCAATGAACAATTCAGTTGAAGAATTTAAAAAAATTGCTGATGAAGTTTTACCTTATTCTTACAAAAACGGTGGAGTTGCAAAATATTTATCTCAATTTATCAAACAAAAAAGTGCATAG
- a CDS encoding YgjP-like metallopeptidase domain-containing protein: MQDHQQRSFNYSGLKINYFYIVSSKRLSIQVLIKNNTLFLYAPIVSDIKIEEKLLYKIAPKYLKLLKLCFDVNKNYFYFLGSKISWKITITKFLCYISLYKNDFDELIKVINLSTKSYYLSKNKKDQFNLLIIKKVEKWIKESLEIEILKHQQEIAAMLNTFSPPIKIKKINYAWGINYRKGQNINYNLNLYIFNVESLKQIIAHELIHNFVSKHSKNFYQYMFVYNSNYKEINQKINNYDFI, encoded by the coding sequence ATGCAAGATCATCAGCAAAGAAGTTTTAATTACAGTGGTTTAAAGATTAATTATTTTTATATTGTTTCTTCAAAACGATTATCAATACAAGTTTTAATTAAAAACAATACTTTATTTCTTTATGCTCCAATTGTTAGTGACATAAAAATTGAAGAAAAATTACTTTATAAAATAGCTCCAAAATATTTAAAACTGCTTAAATTGTGTTTTGATGTTAATAAAAACTACTTTTATTTTTTAGGTAGTAAAATCTCTTGAAAGATCACTATAACTAAATTTCTTTGTTATATTAGTTTATATAAAAATGATTTTGATGAACTAATAAAAGTGATTAATTTATCAACTAAATCATATTATTTATCAAAAAATAAAAAAGATCAGTTTAATCTTTTAATAATCAAAAAAGTGGAAAAATGGATTAAAGAGTCTTTAGAAATTGAAATTTTAAAGCATCAACAAGAAATTGCAGCTATGTTAAATACTTTTAGTCCTCCAATTAAAATTAAAAAAATTAACTATGCTTGAGGGATTAATTATCGTAAAGGTCAAAATATTAATTATAATTTAAATCTTTATATTTTCAATGTTGAATCACTAAAACAAATTATTGCACACGAGTTAATTCATAACTTTGTTTCAAAACACAGTAAGAACTTTTATCAGTATATGTTTGTATATAACTCAAATTACAAAGAAATTAATCAAAAAATCAATAATTACGATTTTATTTAA
- a CDS encoding NINE protein, with protein MFVSNKSRFSLVIFSFFLGAFEIDRFYAGRFALGLLKLFTVSSFGLWWFIDFVLALTGRMRDENGLRISRW; from the coding sequence ATGTTTGTTAGTAATAAAAGTAGATTTTCACTAGTTATTTTTTCATTCTTTTTAGGAGCTTTCGAAATAGATCGCTTCTATGCAGGAAGATTTGCTTTAGGTTTATTAAAGTTATTTACTGTCTCATCGTTTGGGCTTTGGTGATTTATAGACTTTGTTTTAGCTCTTACAGGAAGAATGAGAGATGAAAACGGACTTCGAATTAGTCGTTGATAA
- the parE gene encoding DNA topoisomerase IV subunit B, with the protein MNKNEYTARDIQQLKGLQAVRKRPGMYIGGTDINGLHHLVWEIVDNSIDEALAGYANEISVTLKKDASIVISDNGRGIPIDKVKGENRTAVELVFTELHAGGKFQEGAYKTSGGLHGVGSSVVNALSTKLSVIVSRNGLKYLTEFQQDKIITKTKEIGSSKQNGTTVQFWPDYKLFKNAKLNVNTISERLKESSFLISGLRIKLLDENTDFYEEYEYDNGLKAFLEFLNDSKEKTTEVAYFSDQKRDIQVDFAFQWTDSYNDFCLSFVNNVKTRDGGTHETGLKTAFTKVFNEFATKENILKGKNSFEGDDIREGLSVVLSLKIPEKILEFVGQTKDKLGTPDAKSVVEEIVTKHLELWIAENKQVAKKVLEKIKRAYEIRQEERKRRLEARKSKNVLKEKTILSDKLTPATSKKPEEKELFLVEGDSAGGSAKSGRNRQYQAILPLRGKVINCEKSKLLEILKNTEIGTIINTIGAGFGKDFDLSKAQYGKIIIMTDADTDGSHIQILLLTFFYRLMKPLIEDGRVYIALPPLYKITNKTNKKYQYAWDDDELNEILENSKSNIEIQRYKGLGEMNADQLWETTMNPETRTLIRATIEDASLAERRVSTLMGENPQSRKNWIDKNIDFTNDDDFLKTIQNI; encoded by the coding sequence ATGAACAAAAACGAATACACCGCTAGAGACATCCAACAACTTAAGGGGTTACAAGCAGTTCGCAAACGTCCAGGAATGTACATTGGTGGAACTGATATTAATGGATTGCATCATCTAGTTTGAGAAATTGTCGATAATTCTATTGATGAAGCATTAGCAGGTTATGCTAATGAAATTTCAGTTACCTTAAAAAAGGATGCCTCTATTGTTATTAGTGATAACGGAAGAGGAATTCCAATTGACAAAGTCAAAGGAGAAAATCGTACTGCTGTTGAATTAGTTTTCACTGAATTACACGCTGGAGGGAAATTTCAAGAAGGAGCTTATAAAACTTCCGGAGGATTACACGGAGTTGGTTCAAGTGTTGTAAATGCTTTATCTACAAAATTAAGTGTAATTGTATCTCGGAATGGACTTAAATATTTAACTGAATTTCAACAAGACAAAATCATTACTAAAACTAAAGAAATCGGTTCTTCAAAACAAAATGGAACAACTGTGCAATTTTGACCTGATTATAAGCTTTTTAAAAACGCTAAGCTAAATGTTAACACAATTAGCGAACGTTTAAAAGAAAGTTCCTTTTTAATTTCAGGATTAAGAATTAAACTTTTGGATGAAAACACTGATTTTTACGAAGAATATGAATATGATAATGGTTTAAAAGCTTTTTTGGAATTTTTAAATGATTCAAAGGAAAAAACTACTGAAGTTGCTTATTTTTCTGACCAAAAAAGAGATATTCAAGTTGATTTTGCTTTTCAATGAACTGATAGCTACAATGATTTTTGTTTAAGCTTTGTTAATAATGTGAAAACTCGTGATGGAGGAACTCACGAAACTGGTCTTAAAACAGCATTTACCAAAGTTTTTAACGAATTTGCTACCAAAGAAAATATTTTAAAAGGGAAAAATTCTTTTGAAGGTGATGATATTCGTGAGGGTTTAAGTGTTGTATTATCACTTAAAATTCCTGAAAAAATCCTTGAATTTGTTGGTCAAACCAAAGATAAATTAGGAACTCCTGATGCAAAATCAGTTGTAGAAGAAATTGTAACTAAACATTTAGAGCTATGAATTGCTGAAAATAAACAAGTTGCTAAAAAAGTTTTAGAAAAAATTAAGAGGGCTTATGAAATTAGGCAAGAAGAGCGAAAACGCAGATTAGAAGCACGTAAAAGTAAAAATGTTTTAAAAGAAAAAACTATTTTAAGTGATAAATTAACTCCTGCAACAAGTAAAAAACCCGAAGAAAAAGAACTTTTCTTAGTTGAGGGAGATTCAGCTGGAGGAAGTGCCAAAAGTGGGCGGAACAGGCAATATCAAGCCATTTTGCCTCTAAGAGGTAAGGTTATTAATTGTGAAAAATCAAAGCTTTTAGAAATACTTAAAAACACTGAAATTGGAACTATTATTAATACAATTGGTGCAGGTTTTGGGAAAGATTTTGATCTTTCAAAAGCTCAATACGGAAAAATAATTATTATGACTGATGCTGATACTGATGGTTCACATATTCAAATTCTTTTGCTAACGTTCTTTTATAGACTGATGAAACCTTTAATTGAAGATGGGCGTGTTTATATTGCACTACCACCTTTATATAAAATAACTAATAAAACTAACAAAAAATATCAATATGCTTGAGATGATGATGAATTAAATGAAATTTTAGAAAATTCAAAATCAAATATTGAAATTCAACGTTATAAAGGTCTTGGAGAAATGAATGCTGATCAACTTTGAGAAACTACTATGAACCCTGAAACCCGAACACTAATTAGAGCAACAATTGAAGATGCTTCACTTGCCGAAAGAAGAGTTAGTACATTAATGGGAGAAAATCCTCAATCAAGAAAAAATTGAATTGATAAAAATATTGATTTCACTAACGATGATGATTTTTTAAAAACAATTCAAAACATTTAA
- a CDS encoding DivIVA domain-containing protein, with translation MNILDKVIQKIKNTSFHLSLKGYKREEVDLLLNQIITELENQKILSDLANEKVEEYAKKIEELTLQKEKLKYELTRVKSELSKDE, from the coding sequence ATGAACATTTTAGATAAAGTTATTCAAAAAATTAAAAATACTTCTTTTCATTTATCTTTAAAAGGATATAAACGTGAAGAAGTTGATTTATTGCTTAATCAAATTATAACTGAATTGGAAAACCAAAAAATTCTTAGTGACTTAGCAAATGAAAAAGTTGAAGAATATGCTAAAAAAATTGAAGAGTTAACTCTTCAAAAAGAAAAGTTAAAATATGAACTTACAAGAGTAAAATCAGAATTGAGTAAAGATGAGTAA